The Clostridium bornimense genome includes a region encoding these proteins:
- a CDS encoding endo-1,4-beta-xylanase, whose product MKKIISILCTMLMLIGFLDGISYSVLASSSKTLDDGWYYIKNVNAQKYLQVKDNKGKNSQNVEIGKGSGAKGQKWYLKNVGNGYVTLKSDLGNYMLDVECGENKDGANIQIYDGYSGKSQQFTIDTTSSKGVYTIATKSSNGKRVLDAERKGTADGTNVLQWKYGKDKKNQQWKFEVIKSSSSNTNDNNTNSNNNTTTVSKDNLKGAYGNIFGKVGSAVTLAQLQDSKSLDFIKKHYNSITMENEMKPDALLGSSAKKITVAEAKKKGYIIPSGYTEQYVPEINYTNIDKALKIAKDNNLSVRFHTLVWHKQTPSWFFKSNFDNSKGYVSKSVMDARLEYYIKNIMTHVYSSSNGSVVYAWDVVNEYLHNSDSGTSDWTRIYGDEGTKPTYVKKAFQFANDILKEYNVSSKVKLFYNDYNTYQVADKIVSMISYINSNGKVCDGVGMQSHLGLTWPSISYVEEAVQKFTNAGFEIQVTELDVSIGKGNSISAKEQEQAKYYSDLMKMLISKKKSGANITGLTYWGLSDKTSWIKDVSPLLFSDLDNPKKAYYSVIEASSTY is encoded by the coding sequence ATGAAGAAAATTATAAGTATATTATGTACTATGCTTATGTTAATAGGATTCTTAGATGGAATATCTTATAGTGTATTAGCATCATCAAGTAAAACTTTAGATGATGGATGGTACTATATTAAAAATGTAAATGCACAGAAATATTTACAAGTAAAAGATAATAAGGGTAAAAATTCACAAAATGTTGAGATAGGTAAAGGTTCAGGTGCAAAGGGACAAAAATGGTATTTAAAGAATGTAGGTAATGGTTATGTTACATTAAAAAGTGACTTAGGTAACTATATGCTTGATGTAGAATGTGGAGAAAATAAAGATGGAGCTAATATACAAATATATGATGGATATTCCGGAAAGTCACAACAATTTACTATAGATACTACTTCAAGTAAGGGAGTATATACTATTGCAACAAAGAGTAGTAATGGAAAAAGAGTATTAGATGCAGAAAGAAAGGGTACTGCCGATGGAACAAATGTCCTTCAATGGAAATATGGGAAAGATAAAAAGAATCAACAATGGAAATTTGAAGTTATAAAGTCAAGTAGCAGTAATACAAATGACAATAACACAAATAGCAACAATAATACTACAACTGTTTCAAAAGATAATTTAAAGGGAGCTTATGGCAACATATTTGGTAAAGTTGGTTCAGCAGTAACGCTTGCGCAATTACAAGATTCAAAATCATTGGATTTTATTAAAAAACATTATAATAGTATAACTATGGAAAATGAAATGAAGCCAGATGCTTTATTAGGATCTAGTGCAAAAAAGATAACAGTGGCAGAAGCAAAGAAAAAAGGATATATCATACCAAGTGGATATACAGAACAATATGTTCCTGAAATAAACTACACTAATATTGATAAAGCATTAAAAATAGCTAAGGATAATAACTTAAGTGTAAGATTCCATACTCTTGTATGGCATAAACAAACTCCATCATGGTTCTTTAAGAGTAATTTTGATAATAGTAAAGGTTATGTAAGTAAATCTGTAATGGATGCTCGTTTAGAATATTATATAAAGAATATTATGACACATGTTTATTCTAGTAGTAATGGTAGTGTTGTATATGCATGGGATGTAGTAAATGAATATTTACATAATTCCGATAGTGGTACAAGCGATTGGACAAGAATTTATGGTGACGAAGGAACAAAACCAACTTATGTTAAGAAAGCTTTCCAATTTGCAAATGATATATTAAAAGAATATAACGTTAGTAGCAAGGTAAAGTTATTCTACAATGACTATAATACATATCAAGTAGCAGATAAAATTGTAAGTATGATTTCATATATAAATTCTAATGGTAAAGTTTGTGATGGTGTTGGTATGCAATCTCATTTAGGATTAACATGGCCAAGTATATCATATGTTGAAGAAGCAGTTCAAAAATTTACTAATGCAGGATTTGAAATTCAAGTTACAGAATTAGATGTTTCAATTGGAAAAGGTAATAGTATTAGTGCTAAGGAGCAAGAACAAGCTAAGTACTATTCTGATTTAATGAAGATGTTAATTAGTAAAAAGAAAAGTGGTGCTAATATAACAGGATTAACATATTGGGGGCTTTCTGATAAGACTTCTTGGATAAAGGATGTTTCTCCATTATTATTCTCAGATTTAGATAATCCTAAGAAAGCTTATTATTCAGTAATAGAAGCAAGTTCTACTTATTAA
- a CDS encoding family 43 glycosylhydrolase translates to MKKIIISIFCVLCMLIGLLDGIPDIVMAVSSKTLDDGWYYIKNVNAQKYLQVKDNKGKNSQNVELGKGSGVKGQKWYLKNVGNGYVTLKSDLGNYMLDVECGENKDGANIQIYDGYSGKSQQFTIDTTSSKGVYTIATKSSNGKRVLDAERKGTADGTNVLQWKYGKDKKNQQWKFEAIKSNSSDNTTNDNTTSNSSNKLGSIEVYVDKANSSSNKIVTVPVTGSGFKTSNTEDPFTPTTTQNKDTSSLKLTKSFKEFNGTLGGNPLITQSFAADPTCVEYNGRLYVYGTGDKITFDSNGKAKNNSYSTHTLKVISSEDLVNWRDEGEIDVKSVTGWANNAWAPSIAKKKINGSYKFFLYFANGANGIGVLTADSPTGPWKSPRSSELISRSTPGCSGSEVPWLFDPAVLVDDDGTGYLYFGGGTDGKDKNNPGTARVVKLGSDMISLAGNPVKMSPASLFEDSEINKIGDTYYYTYCTNFSTTTTNKGAIYLMTSKNPMTGWQQKGEVFASTGSQFNGLGGNNHHKIFEFKGKYYILYHTVVLEKAAYNSTAGYRSLQIDELTVNTSNKTMSAKGTYKGITNSVSNLNGRQYTNASTMAWNGGLKTKYSNSQKSMVIDSIHTGDWLGVKSVDFGSNVKKLTVTLASDSNEDSYKKVEVTLNKSVSNVHDLYFVFRGEGYHVAGWQFS, encoded by the coding sequence ATGAAAAAAATAATTATAAGTATTTTTTGTGTGCTTTGTATGCTAATTGGGCTATTAGATGGCATACCGGATATTGTAATGGCAGTATCAAGTAAGACTTTAGATGATGGATGGTACTATATTAAAAATGTAAATGCACAAAAATATCTTCAAGTAAAAGATAACAAGGGTAAAAATTCACAAAATGTTGAGCTAGGTAAAGGTTCAGGAGTGAAGGGACAAAAATGGTATTTAAAGAATGTAGGTAATGGTTATGTTACATTAAAAAGTGACTTAGGTAACTATATGCTTGATGTAGAATGTGGAGAAAATAAAGATGGAGCTAATATACAAATATATGATGGATATTCCGGAAAGTCACAACAATTTACTATAGATACTACTTCAAGTAAAGGAGTATATACTATTGCAACTAAGAGTAGTAATGGAAAAAGAGTATTAGATGCAGAAAGAAAGGGTACTGCAGATGGAACAAATGTCCTTCAATGGAAATACGGAAAAGATAAAAAGAATCAACAATGGAAATTTGAAGCTATAAAATCAAATAGTAGTGATAATACAACTAATGACAATACTACAAGTAATAGTAGCAATAAACTTGGTTCTATAGAGGTATATGTAGATAAAGCAAATTCATCTAGCAATAAAATTGTAACAGTTCCGGTAACTGGTTCTGGATTTAAAACCAGTAATACAGAAGATCCATTTACACCAACAACTACTCAAAATAAAGATACATCATCTTTAAAATTAACTAAGAGTTTTAAAGAATTCAATGGTACATTAGGGGGGAACCCACTAATAACACAAAGTTTTGCAGCAGATCCTACTTGTGTTGAATATAATGGAAGATTATATGTTTATGGTACAGGAGATAAAATTACATTTGATTCAAATGGTAAAGCAAAGAATAATAGTTATAGTACACATACATTAAAAGTAATATCTTCTGAAGATTTAGTTAACTGGAGAGATGAAGGGGAAATAGATGTAAAATCTGTGACTGGATGGGCAAATAATGCATGGGCACCTTCAATAGCTAAGAAAAAGATTAATGGATCCTATAAATTTTTCTTGTATTTTGCAAATGGAGCTAACGGAATAGGCGTTTTAACAGCTGATTCTCCAACTGGTCCTTGGAAATCTCCAAGATCTTCAGAATTAATTTCAAGAAGTACTCCAGGATGTTCTGGTTCAGAAGTCCCTTGGTTATTCGATCCAGCAGTATTAGTAGATGATGATGGTACAGGATATCTTTACTTTGGTGGTGGAACTGATGGAAAAGATAAGAATAATCCAGGAACAGCAAGAGTCGTAAAACTTGGTAGTGATATGATTAGTCTTGCTGGAAATCCTGTTAAAATGAGTCCTGCATCTTTATTTGAAGATAGTGAGATAAATAAAATTGGAGATACTTATTACTATACATATTGTACAAACTTTAGTACTACTACAACCAATAAAGGTGCAATATATTTAATGACAAGCAAAAATCCTATGACTGGATGGCAACAAAAAGGAGAAGTGTTTGCAAGTACAGGATCTCAATTTAATGGTTTAGGTGGAAATAATCATCATAAGATTTTCGAATTTAAAGGCAAATACTATATACTATACCATACAGTAGTTTTAGAAAAAGCAGCATATAATTCTACTGCAGGATATCGTTCCCTTCAAATAGATGAACTAACAGTAAATACTAGTAATAAGACAATGAGTGCAAAAGGAACTTATAAAGGAATTACAAATAGCGTAAGTAACTTAAATGGACGTCAATATACTAATGCATCAACAATGGCATGGAATGGTGGGTTAAAGACAAAGTATTCTAATTCTCAAAAATCTATGGTTATTGACTCTATTCATACTGGGGATTGGCTAGGAGTTAAATCTGTAGACTTTGGATCAAATGTTAAGAAATTAACTGTAACACTTGCTTCTGATTCAAATGAAGATAGTTATAAGAAAGTAGAAGTTACTCTTAATAAGAGTGTATCAAATGTTCATGATTTGTACTTTGTATTCCGTGGAGAAGGTTATCACGTAGCTGGATGGCAATTTAGTTAA
- a CDS encoding TetR/AcrR family transcriptional regulator, producing the protein MNKQPEKCKVTKDNLLEAFWKVYKEKSLYKIKIKDITDIAGYNRSTFYEYFLNIDNLLEYAEETLINEIIEELDNTIDNLNSEELIAKVAQVYEYYGYYLSILLGDNGDPSFAQKYKSAVKSLFIKKFNLEENDLRIDILCEYSFGAILSTVIYWYNNNKPFSAEKLASLLHSLMTKGIFSVLNKCSQY; encoded by the coding sequence ATGAATAAACAACCAGAAAAATGTAAAGTAACGAAAGATAATTTATTAGAGGCATTTTGGAAAGTATATAAAGAGAAATCATTGTATAAGATAAAAATTAAAGATATAACAGATATAGCTGGATATAATCGTAGTACATTTTATGAATATTTTCTTAATATTGATAATTTGCTTGAATATGCTGAAGAAACACTTATAAATGAAATAATTGAAGAATTAGATAATACAATTGATAATTTAAATTCAGAAGAACTTATTGCAAAGGTAGCACAAGTATATGAGTATTATGGGTATTATCTAAGTATATTACTTGGTGATAATGGCGATCCTTCTTTTGCACAAAAATATAAATCAGCAGTTAAATCATTATTTATTAAAAAATTTAATTTAGAAGAAAATGATTTAAGAATTGATATTCTATGTGAATATAGTTTTGGTGCAATTTTATCAACTGTTATTTACTGGTATAACAATAATAAACCTTTTTCAGCAGAGAAATTAGCATCATTGTTACATAGTTTAATGACAAAGGGGATATTTTCAGTATTAAATAAATGTTCGCAGTATTAA
- a CDS encoding HXXEE domain-containing protein produces the protein MFSFMALLVHQFEEYVLPGGGPVVINKANFGEKVNYRNYPGNMQSAMIVNNLAYIFYISAIIFPKIIWLGLGTMFFNLFQLIGHGLKMNKGMKTWYNPGLASVIFLFVPISIYYMFFIVNKLKYGDV, from the coding sequence ATGTTTAGTTTTATGGCTTTACTAGTTCATCAATTTGAAGAATATGTACTACCTGGTGGTGGACCTGTAGTAATTAATAAAGCTAACTTTGGTGAAAAAGTTAATTATCGTAATTATCCTGGAAATATGCAATCAGCTATGATTGTAAATAATTTAGCATATATCTTTTATATATCTGCAATAATTTTTCCTAAAATTATTTGGCTTGGGCTTGGAACTATGTTCTTTAATTTGTTCCAATTAATAGGTCATGGTTTAAAAATGAATAAAGGTATGAAGACTTGGTATAATCCTGGATTAGCATCAGTAATTTTCTTATTTGTTCCTATAAGTATTTACTACATGTTCTTTATTGTAAATAAACTTAAATATGGAGATGTATAA
- a CDS encoding HXXEE domain-containing protein encodes MKKFLLRHFYNISLGIGIVVLIGAIIFWKDMSFLQGLAVLNFAVINFHFFEEFGFPGGFPKFCNTIFACKNSPAPDRYPLNQMSAFLTNWVTAIVLYLPPIFFPDVIWFGLAPILFGGVAQLLMHGIYNNIVLKKFYNAGLAAVLFGHVPIAICYIYYITVHNLASGWDYLIGTVIMVLWYVVVVRIIINKTFEDVNSPYPFDEVEMNKFKK; translated from the coding sequence ATGAAAAAATTTTTACTAAGACATTTTTATAATATAAGCTTAGGTATTGGAATAGTTGTACTTATTGGTGCTATTATATTTTGGAAAGATATGAGCTTTCTACAAGGGCTAGCTGTATTAAACTTTGCAGTAATCAATTTTCACTTCTTTGAAGAATTTGGTTTTCCAGGCGGGTTTCCTAAGTTTTGCAATACGATATTTGCTTGCAAAAACAGTCCTGCACCTGACAGATACCCACTTAATCAAATGTCAGCTTTTTTAACTAACTGGGTAACTGCAATAGTATTATATTTACCACCAATATTTTTTCCAGATGTAATTTGGTTTGGTCTTGCACCAATTTTATTTGGTGGTGTAGCTCAACTTCTTATGCATGGAATTTATAATAATATAGTATTAAAAAAATTCTACAATGCGGGACTAGCAGCTGTTTTATTTGGGCATGTACCAATAGCAATATGCTATATATATTATATTACGGTACACAATTTAGCTAGTGGATGGGATTATTTAATAGGTACAGTTATCATGGTTTTATGGTATGTTGTTGTTGTACGTATCATTATTAATAAGACATTTGAAGATGTAAATTCTCCTTATCCATTTGATGAAGTTGAAATGAATAAATTTAAAAAATAG
- a CDS encoding DHHW family protein — protein sequence MKNKNFIVAGVFVVFIFIVSLLNIISPTKIYSEKEKRKLAQSPELNKETIFSGKFTREYEEYFNDQFVFRDNWISLNTKYKILSLNKDINDVYLGKDNYLFEDTSSYDTKKLYKNMDHLKNLIIKYKDSIGENNINIMLIPNGSEILSDKLPKYATVLDQQRILKDAEVMYKDNFINTYDILKRNKSKYIYYKTDHHWTTLGAYYAYNAWADKTNHEIETFSSDNTKIVSTNFLGTIYSKINYAKEPDIITIYNPEEKYSVNYDSNTSSSTSLYNLEYLEKKDQYSVFLDGNHGLVTITSSNTNGKNLLIIKDSYANCFIPFIADEYEKIHVIDLRYYNSSLESYIEDNDISELLVLYNINSIAKDTNLYKVTR from the coding sequence ATGAAGAATAAGAATTTTATAGTGGCAGGTGTATTTGTAGTTTTTATTTTTATCGTATCATTACTAAACATTATCTCACCAACAAAAATATACTCGGAAAAAGAAAAAAGAAAACTAGCTCAATCACCGGAATTAAATAAAGAAACAATATTCTCAGGAAAATTTACACGAGAATACGAAGAATACTTCAATGACCAATTTGTATTTAGAGATAATTGGATTAGTTTAAACACAAAATATAAAATCTTATCTCTGAACAAAGATATAAATGACGTATATCTAGGCAAGGACAATTACTTATTTGAAGATACATCGTCATACGATACAAAAAAACTATATAAAAACATGGACCATTTGAAAAATTTAATAATTAAATATAAAGATTCAATTGGAGAAAATAATATTAATATTATGTTGATTCCTAATGGTAGTGAGATTTTATCAGATAAGCTTCCTAAATATGCTACAGTTTTAGACCAGCAAAGGATATTAAAAGATGCGGAAGTTATGTATAAGGATAATTTCATCAACACATACGATATTCTAAAAAGAAATAAGTCTAAGTACATATACTATAAAACAGATCATCACTGGACTACTCTTGGTGCATATTATGCATACAATGCTTGGGCTGATAAAACAAACCATGAAATAGAAACATTTTCATCAGATAATACAAAAATAGTTTCTACTAATTTTTTAGGTACTATATATTCAAAAATTAATTATGCAAAAGAGCCTGATATCATAACTATTTACAATCCAGAAGAAAAATATAGCGTAAACTATGATTCAAATACTTCTAGTAGCACTAGTTTATATAACTTAGAATACCTAGAAAAGAAAGACCAATATTCAGTATTTTTAGATGGTAATCATGGATTAGTAACCATAACATCTTCAAACACCAATGGTAAAAATCTTCTCATAATAAAAGATTCATACGCCAATTGTTTTATACCATTCATTGCAGATGAGTATGAAAAGATTCATGTAATAGACTTAAGATACTATAACTCAAGCCTCGAAAGTTATATTGAAGATAATGATATTTCCGAGTTATTAGTTTTATACAATATTAATTCTATTGCAAAGGATACAAATCTATATAAAGTAACAAGATAA
- a CDS encoding DUF4358 domain-containing protein: MKKKILVLFLAATLGVTSLVGCAKSDVTLNNQQSTGIENSENNDGVVAEKSVEAIRKAVVDAYGDKYLATMSLSKEEINERFGLTDDMYKDAVADIPAMSTHVDTFVAVEAKEGKVNEVFDALTEYRDMLINDTMMYPMNELKTQSSEVYKYDDYVFFIMLGGYDDSLEEDSELLAYYEDQNDIAKNIIDDMLNTK, translated from the coding sequence ATGAAGAAAAAAATATTAGTGCTATTTTTAGCAGCTACTTTAGGGGTTACATCTTTAGTAGGATGTGCTAAAAGTGATGTTACTTTGAACAATCAGCAATCTACTGGAATTGAAAACAGTGAAAATAATGATGGGGTCGTAGCAGAAAAAAGTGTTGAGGCAATTCGTAAAGCTGTTGTAGATGCTTATGGAGATAAATATTTAGCTACTATGTCTTTAAGTAAAGAAGAAATTAATGAAAGATTTGGTTTAACTGATGATATGTACAAAGATGCAGTAGCAGATATTCCTGCTATGAGTACTCATGTTGATACTTTTGTTGCTGTAGAAGCTAAAGAAGGTAAAGTAAACGAGGTTTTTGATGCTTTGACTGAGTATAGAGATATGTTAATTAATGATACTATGATGTATCCTATGAATGAATTAAAGACTCAATCATCTGAGGTTTATAAATATGATGATTATGTATTTTTTATAATGCTTGGTGGTTATGATGATTCTTTAGAAGAAGATAGTGAACTTCTAGCGTATTATGAAGATCAAAATGATATTGCTAAAAATATTATAGATGATATGTTAAATACTAAGTAG
- a CDS encoding MBOAT family O-acyltransferase, translated as MVFSSLTFMFAFLPMVLLAYFIMPKAVRNLTLFLFSLLFYAWGEPIYILIMIFSTIVDYFHGMLIYKYKQCDNNKKSRLILISSIFINLSLLVFFKYSDFFISSVNTIFGSNLKLLNLSLPIGISFYTFQTMSYSIDIYRGTVTPQRNIIDFGTYVALFPQLIAGPIVQYKTIAHQLRNRKESLDQFTYGIIRFVSGLGKKVLIANNVGLIWEEIISSDLSTISVLSSWIGIIMFALQIYFDFSGYSDMAIGLGNMFGFKFKENFNYPYESKSITEFWRRWHISLGSWFKEYVYIPLGGNRRYQVRNICIVWLLTGLWHGASWNFVIWGIYFGSTLLLEKFILKKFFNINSRIYALLLILIGWVIFAFDNLQHGLIYIKSMFSISSNVFIDSNALYILTSNITIIVIGIIASTSIPKKITRYFLKGKENSWTFSIVTSVYILGILILSTASLVNSSYNPFLYFRF; from the coding sequence TTGGTTTTCAGTAGTCTAACATTTATGTTTGCTTTTTTACCCATGGTTTTATTAGCTTATTTTATCATGCCAAAAGCAGTACGAAATCTAACACTATTTCTATTCAGTTTATTATTTTATGCCTGGGGAGAACCTATATATATTTTAATAATGATTTTCTCTACAATAGTAGATTACTTCCATGGCATGTTAATCTATAAATATAAGCAATGTGATAATAATAAAAAATCTAGACTAATTTTGATATCGTCTATCTTCATAAACTTATCACTATTGGTATTTTTTAAGTATTCTGATTTCTTTATATCAAGTGTAAATACTATATTCGGCTCTAATTTAAAATTATTAAATTTAAGCTTGCCAATTGGTATATCTTTTTATACGTTTCAAACTATGTCCTACTCTATAGATATTTATAGAGGTACCGTTACTCCTCAAAGAAATATAATTGATTTTGGGACTTATGTTGCACTATTCCCCCAATTAATAGCAGGACCTATTGTTCAATATAAGACAATAGCTCATCAACTAAGGAACAGAAAAGAAAGTCTAGACCAATTTACATATGGAATAATTAGATTTGTATCTGGACTTGGGAAAAAAGTACTTATTGCAAACAATGTTGGACTTATATGGGAAGAGATAATCTCAAGTGACTTAAGTACTATCTCTGTTCTATCATCATGGATTGGAATAATTATGTTTGCACTACAGATATATTTTGATTTTTCCGGTTACTCGGATATGGCAATTGGACTTGGAAATATGTTTGGATTTAAATTTAAAGAAAATTTTAATTATCCTTATGAATCCAAAAGCATTACAGAGTTCTGGAGACGATGGCATATTTCATTAGGATCTTGGTTCAAAGAATATGTATATATTCCACTAGGAGGAAACAGAAGATATCAAGTAAGAAATATTTGTATAGTATGGTTACTAACAGGATTATGGCATGGGGCTAGCTGGAACTTTGTAATATGGGGAATATATTTTGGCTCAACACTGTTATTAGAAAAGTTTATACTAAAGAAGTTTTTCAACATAAATTCAAGAATATATGCTCTATTATTAATTTTAATTGGATGGGTTATCTTTGCTTTCGATAATTTACAACATGGATTAATATATATAAAATCTATGTTTTCAATTAGTAGCAATGTATTTATAGATAGCAATGCTTTATACATATTAACTTCTAATATAACTATTATAGTAATTGGTATTATTGCATCTACTAGTATTCCAAAGAAAATTACTAGATATTTTCTAAAAGGCAAGGAAAATTCTTGGACATTCTCTATTGTTACATCAGTATATATACTAGGCATACTTATTCTTTCTACTGCTTCTTTAGTTAATAGCTCATACAATCCATTTCTATATTTTAGATTTTAG
- a CDS encoding S1 family peptidase — MNINDLSTQLLYTTVPIFGIKSDGSQVSGTGFIFSIFDKDDTSKSIPLLITNYHVMEDVINGFIEFSLAENNMPIKGKSIRINFDGDVLKNKLGSLDLIAIPLADALNNLNKNNINVFYRTISKEMIPTTSQVEELSALEQITFIGYPSGLYDNYNKTSLIRQGITATPIWNDFKGEPIFLIDAGVFPGSSGSPVFIYNQGSYPTKDGISIGSRLLFVGIISETILRQGTTYLDLGRVINSRAMYNELENIMRPYI; from the coding sequence ATGAATATAAATGATTTAAGTACTCAGTTACTATATACCACTGTACCTATATTTGGGATAAAAAGTGATGGATCTCAAGTGAGCGGCACTGGGTTTATTTTTTCAATTTTTGATAAAGACGACACTTCTAAATCTATACCTTTATTAATAACCAATTACCATGTTATGGAAGATGTTATTAATGGATTTATAGAATTTTCTTTAGCAGAGAATAATATGCCTATAAAGGGAAAAAGTATCAGAATAAATTTTGATGGAGATGTACTTAAAAATAAATTAGGGAGCTTAGATTTAATAGCTATACCATTAGCTGATGCATTAAACAATTTAAATAAGAATAATATTAATGTATTTTATAGGACTATTAGTAAAGAAATGATTCCTACTACAAGTCAAGTAGAAGAATTATCAGCTTTAGAGCAAATAACATTTATAGGATACCCTAGTGGACTTTATGATAATTATAATAAAACGTCACTTATTCGCCAAGGTATTACAGCAACACCTATTTGGAATGATTTTAAAGGAGAACCTATTTTTCTTATAGATGCAGGAGTATTCCCAGGTTCAAGTGGTAGTCCAGTTTTTATTTATAATCAGGGGAGTTATCCTACTAAAGATGGAATTTCTATAGGAAGTCGGCTTTTATTTGTAGGAATTATTTCAGAAACTATACTGAGACAAGGAACAACATATTTAGACCTTGGGAGAGTTATTAATAGTAGAGCTATGTATAATGAACTAGAAAATATAATGAGACCATATATTTAA
- a CDS encoding carbon-nitrogen hydrolase family protein, producing the protein MRIFALELNNDIKGIQNRKQYIESLIAKLPSPDLVVLPELAICSYMASQDIWQYADDCGKDTAVWATEISRKYNTYIGVGYLDKENGDYYNRYMIAGQKGVCGTVTKSEGEAAVFKRGWFENTISTPFGNVGIAICYDSKRKHFYESVKTKELSLIIFPHGCPADPKKSKEEIENNDFFCTTYMKAFDIPVVYVNSKGKLEYMPGIMGRMMAEAGFMMNGKSKIYAPSGKSIEVDVAEVIAMDISLSSKKIKNNIHFYGDDLVKGNWLFRQFVLKPDTKAGIKEYYTNR; encoded by the coding sequence GTGAGAATTTTTGCTTTAGAGTTGAACAATGATATAAAAGGAATTCAAAATCGAAAACAATATATAGAATCTCTCATTGCAAAATTACCATCACCTGATTTGGTTGTTCTTCCAGAACTTGCAATTTGCAGTTATATGGCAAGTCAAGATATATGGCAATATGCTGATGACTGTGGAAAAGATACTGCCGTGTGGGCAACCGAAATATCACGTAAATATAATACATATATCGGTGTTGGTTATCTCGATAAAGAAAATGGAGATTATTATAATCGCTACATGATTGCTGGTCAGAAGGGTGTCTGTGGAACTGTTACAAAATCAGAGGGGGAAGCAGCTGTCTTCAAAAGAGGTTGGTTTGAAAATACTATTTCTACGCCATTTGGTAACGTTGGTATTGCAATATGCTATGATTCTAAACGTAAGCACTTTTATGAAAGTGTAAAGACAAAAGAATTATCACTTATTATTTTTCCACATGGATGTCCTGCCGACCCAAAGAAAAGCAAAGAAGAAATTGAAAACAACGATTTTTTCTGCACAACTTATATGAAAGCATTTGATATACCTGTGGTATATGTAAACAGCAAGGGAAAATTGGAATATATGCCAGGAATAATGGGACGAATGATGGCAGAAGCAGGATTTATGATGAATGGTAAATCGAAGATTTATGCTCCATCAGGAAAAAGTATTGAGGTTGATGTGGCTGAGGTCATAGCAATGGATATTTCTTTAAGTTCTAAGAAAATTAAAAATAATATTCACTTTTATGGAGATGACTTAGTGAAAGGAAATTGGCTGTTTCGTCAGTTTGTTCTAAAGCCTGATACAAAAGCAGGTATCAAAGAATACTATACAAATCGATAA
- a CDS encoding RrF2 family transcriptional regulator, with translation MQISKFTDYAFRSLIYLARNRDETTTVDKLAKYLEVSEHHMKKVIHKLAKTGYIISTKGRNGGLKLGLEPSEINLGKVLVATEENLNLVECMANPKLCPLMTSDCNLKRILSKSLQAFINELSKYTLEDIL, from the coding sequence ATGCAAATATCTAAATTCACAGACTATGCTTTTAGATCCTTAATATATCTAGCTAGAAATAGAGATGAAACTACTACAGTGGATAAACTTGCTAAGTATCTAGAAGTATCCGAACACCATATGAAAAAAGTTATACATAAGCTTGCTAAAACAGGATATATCATATCAACCAAAGGTAGAAATGGTGGATTAAAATTAGGTTTAGAGCCAAGTGAAATAAATCTTGGCAAAGTTTTAGTAGCAACTGAAGAAAATCTAAACTTAGTTGAATGTATGGCTAACCCTAAGCTTTGCCCACTAATGACCAGTGATTGTAATCTTAAAAGAATTCTTTCTAAGTCATTACAAGCTTTTATTAATGAGTTATCTAAATATACCCTAGAAGATATACTATAA